From Paraglaciecola sp. L1A13:
ATTACGCGGCACTGATACAGCATGAAGGACAAGATGAAACCGAAGCCTTCATTATCAAAGCGGCAGATGTTATCTGCGCGTATTTAAAAACCTTAGAAGAACTCTCTGCGGGTAATCAGGAGTTTGGTTTAGCGAAAAAACGTTTAGACAAAATTCTTAAAGATTACCATTCTCAGGAAGTGGATTATTTCATGCGCGCTTATGTGCCTAGCTTTAGCTTAAGTTTGGACGAAATTACCCAAGAAGATAACGCCCTTTGAATATAGCCTACAAGCGGCGCACAAAATTTGTTAATGGAATAACAAACTAACTGAATACTATTTCTGCTAGAAGCCAATATTATTGCTGGTCAACTTGAAAATGGACGTTACCTTATGAAAAGCGCCACAATCATTCTCTGCGCCAGCTTATTAATCACAACATCTGTGGCTCATGCCGAGCAATTTAATCTTTTACTTTTTACTAAAACAGTCGAATGGCATCACAAGTCAATTAACGGCGCAGTGCAAGCCATTGAGAATCTTGGAATTAAACATCACTTTGGAGTTGATTGGCAAGAAGATGCAGCGCTTATTAATGATGACAATCTTAAAAACTATGATGCAGTCGTTTTTTTGCTTACCTCTGGCGATATATTAAATTCGCAACAAGAAGCGGCATTACAACGATTTATTCAATCCGGTAAAGGATTTGTAGGGATCCATAGTGCATCCGACACAGAGAAAACATGGCCTTGGTATAATCAGCTGGTGGGCCATGTGTTTAAAATCCATCCTGAAATACAAACAGCACAAATGGAAGTTGTCTCTAGAGATTTTCCAGGAATGGAGTATTTACCTAATACATTACTGTGGACTGATGAATGGTATGAGTTTGGTCCAGCCCAAAGCAAAAACTTAAATTACCTACTAACAGTAGACGAAAATACTTTCGCTCCTCATGCCCAGTGGGGTGACAATATAGGCGACGGCATGGGCAAGTTTCACCCTATTGCCTGGTATCACACATTCGATGGCGGGCGCGCTTTTTACACAGCGCTGGGGCATAAACCTATTGCCTATCAAGACAACGCGTTTTTACAGCACATTTACGGTGGTATATATTGGGCGGCAACTGGTAAAGGAATTCCAGCGATACAATAACATTTAGCAGTATTCCCAGAGGATTATCCGTCCATGCGGCAACCTACCCTGTGGTCAGCGAGACAATTGGCTTTCAAACTGACTTAGGGTAGCCGCTTAATCTGCTTACAGCAGACAGTAACGTACTGATTAGTAATATTTTGTGTTTTTCTCACAGTTACCTTTAACCGGTTTGCGAGTATGCCTTTACGTCAAATGAAACGCCAAGGGTTACGATGTCCAAACATACCATTTAATCAGCAGGTCGATTTCCATACAAACAAGCAATACATTATGCTCAACCGAAGGACAATGTAGGTGATGGCATGGGCAAGTTTCATGCTATTTCTTGGTAACGCCAGGCTGCGACGGACGTATATTTTACATAGCGCTGAGGCATAAACCTATTGCCTATAAGACAATGCGTTTTTACAGCACATATACGGTGGTATATATTGGGCAGCAACAGGTAAGGGAATTTCAACAAAACAATAATTCTCAGAGGTATTCACAGAGGTATATACGTCCATGCAGCAACCTACCATGTGGTCAGCGAGACATTTTTCACAGCAAGTTCAACGTGATGGCGATCACCGCTCACCTTTTCAACGTGACAAAGCCCGTATACTGCATTCTGCAGCATTTAGACGTCTGCAAGCCAAAACACAGGTATTAGGCGTGGGTATGAGCGATTTCTATCGCACACGTTTGACCCACTCACTTGAGGCCTCACAAATAGGTCAGGGAATTGCTGCACAGCTTCGTCGAAAACATCCAGTGTTAACGGATAAGCTTGGCCTTAACGACACGTTAATTGAAGCCTTGTGTTTAGCCCATGACATTGGACACCCTCCATTTGGCCATGGTGGTGAAATTGCCTTACATTACATGATGCGCGAAAATGGTGGTTTCGAGGGCAATGGACAAACATTCAGAATCGTTACCAAGTTAGAGCCTTATACCCCATCTCATGGAATGAACCTCAGTCGCCGCACTTTACTTGGGTTGGTTAAATATCCAAACTTTATTGAGCCATTAACCAATATTCAACCTGCCCCAGCAAACACGAATATACAAAATACATCACATCGCAATATTAAGGCAGCGGATTGGATCCCCCCTAAGGGGTTGTACGCATGTGATAAGGGGATGTTTGACTGGCTATTGCAGCCTCTGTCTTTGCAGGACCAAGCGCAGCTTTGCCAGATAGCGCCGAGTACATCATTGCAGCGACACCATAAAACCACGTTCAAATCTTTTGATTGCTCCATTATGGAGCTGGCCGACGATATCGCCTATGGCATACACGACTTAGAAGATGCCATCGTTATGGGCATCGTTAACTTACAGCAGTTTGAAGAACAAATCGTTGAACCGATAGAAGCACTAAGTGAAACGTGGTTAGCTGGGCATATTTCAATGTTAGCTAAAAAACTGTTCAGTAAGCACCATCATGAACGCAAAGATGCGATAGGTGCGTTGGTCAATAGCTTTATTACTAATATAGATATACGCCAAACGGATCCTGCCTTTGATCATGACTTACTCAAATACAACGCGATATTCCAACCTGAGTTTGAGCAGGCACTG
This genomic window contains:
- a CDS encoding ThuA domain-containing protein; its protein translation is MKSATIILCASLLITTSVAHAEQFNLLLFTKTVEWHHKSINGAVQAIENLGIKHHFGVDWQEDAALINDDNLKNYDAVVFLLTSGDILNSQQEAALQRFIQSGKGFVGIHSASDTEKTWPWYNQLVGHVFKIHPEIQTAQMEVVSRDFPGMEYLPNTLLWTDEWYEFGPAQSKNLNYLLTVDENTFAPHAQWGDNIGDGMGKFHPIAWYHTFDGGRAFYTALGHKPIAYQDNAFLQHIYGGIYWAATGKGIPAIQ
- a CDS encoding anti-phage deoxyguanosine triphosphatase; translated protein: MQQPTMWSARHFSQQVQRDGDHRSPFQRDKARILHSAAFRRLQAKTQVLGVGMSDFYRTRLTHSLEASQIGQGIAAQLRRKHPVLTDKLGLNDTLIEALCLAHDIGHPPFGHGGEIALHYMMRENGGFEGNGQTFRIVTKLEPYTPSHGMNLSRRTLLGLVKYPNFIEPLTNIQPAPANTNIQNTSHRNIKAADWIPPKGLYACDKGMFDWLLQPLSLQDQAQLCQIAPSTSLQRHHKTTFKSFDCSIMELADDIAYGIHDLEDAIVMGIVNLQQFEEQIVEPIEALSETWLAGHISMLAKKLFSKHHHERKDAIGALVNSFITNIDIRQTDPAFDHDLLKYNAIFQPEFEQALSIFKQFVYQRVIRKPEIQMLEYKGQQVVMGLFEAFASDPERLLPENTRVRWLNAQSENNGMRIICDYIAGMTDEFASRLYANLFIPKSGANPDSIGL